Genomic DNA from Flavobacterium sp. N502540:
AGAGGTGCCGACGCGTACAGCTACAATACGGGAGAAAAAATGGTTTCTTATTCTGACGAGCAAATCAAAGATTTGATCATACAGGATTTTAACGGAAAACGTATCAATATATTAGCTCCAGTAATTAAGGCCAGAAAAGGTCATTATGCAGAGTTGTTCCAGCAAATTACCAAACAAGGTTTTCTAAAAGTACGTGTCAATGGTGAAGTTCAGGACTTGGTTTCCGGAATGAAACTTGACCGTTACAAAACGCACGATATTGAAATTGTAGTAGACAGAATGCTGATTGAAAATACCGAAGACAATCAGAAACGTCTTTCTGAAAGTATCAATACGGCGATGCATCATGGCGAAAACGTTTTGATGATTTTGGATCAGGATACTAATGAAGTACGTTATTTCAGTAGAAACCTGATGTGCCCTTCGACGGGTATTTCGTATCAAAATCCGGAACCTAATTTATTCTCCTTCAACTCTCCGAAAGGAGCTTGTCCACATTGTAACGGTTTAGGAACAGTACACGAAATCAATGCCAAAAAAATTATTCCAAATCCGAAATTATCTATCAAAGCCGGAGGTTTTGCTCCGCTTGGCGAATACAAATCTTCCTGGATATTTAAACAGTTAGAAGTTATTGGTGAAAAATACGGCTTTAAAATAACGGATCCTATTGAGAAAATTTCTGAAGAAGCCATGAATACAATTCTACATGGCGGAAAAGAGAAATTCACTGTAAACTCTAAAGACCTTGGTGTAACCCGCGATTACAAAATAGATTTTGAAGGAATTTCTCATTTCATCAAAAATCAATATGACGAAAGTGCCTCCACCACTATTAAACGTTGGGCAAAAGATTTCATGGACGAAGTTAATTGTCCCGTTTGTGAAGGTTCCCGTTTGAAAAAGGAAGCTCTGTTTTTCAAGATTAATGAAAAAAACATCACCGATTTGTGTGATATGGATATTTCTGATTTAACCACCTGGTTTCTGGATTTACATACACATCTGACCGACAAACAACTTTTGATTGCCTCAGAGGTCGTTAAAGAAATCAAGGATCGCTTAAACTTCCTGATGAATGTTGGTTTGAATTATCTGGCTTTAAGCCGAAGTTCAAAATCACTTTCGGGAGGTGAAGCGCAGCGTATTCGTCTGGCAACTCAAATTGGATCACAACTGGTTGGTGTTTTGTATATTCTGGATGAACCAAGTATTGGTTTACATCAAAGAGACAACGAAAAACTGATTAAATCACTAGAACAATTACGTGATATCGGGAACTCGGTCATTGTGGTAGAACATGATAAAGACATGATTGAAACTGCCGATTATGTAATTGATATTGGCCCAAAAGCGGGTAAATATGGCGGAGAAATCATCAGCATTGGAACTCCGGCAGAAACATTAAAATCTAATACTATTACCGCTCAATATCTGAACGGTAAAATGAAACTCGAGATTCCTAAGGAACGTCGCAAAGGAAATGGTAAATCACTAAAATTAACAGGAGCAACAGGAAACAACCTAAAAAATGTATCTATTGAACTGCCTTTAGGACAACTGATCTGTGTGACAGGTGTTTCAGGGAGTGGGAAATCAACTTTGATTAACGAAACACTCTACCCCATTTTAAATGCTTACTATTTTAATGGTGTTAAAAAACCGCAACCGTATAAAAAAATTGAGGGATTAGAACATATCGACAAAGTAATTGATATCGACCAAAGTCCGATTGGAAGAACTCCGCGTTCGAATCCGGCGACCTATACTGAAGTTTTTACAGAGATTAGAAACCTGTTTACCATGACATCCGAAAGCATGATTCGCGGTTATAAAGCGGGACGTTTTAGTTTTAACGTAAAAGGCGGACGCTGCGAAACCTGCGAAGGATCTGGCGTTAGAACCATCGAAATGAACTTTTTACCAGATGTCTACGTAGAATGCGAAACCTGTCAGGGCAAACGTTTTAACAGAGAAACACTGGAGATTCGATACAAAGGAAAATCTATTTCAGATGTTTTGAACATGACCGTTGATGAAGCAGTTCCATTTTTCGAAAACATTCCGAAAATCTATCGAAAAGTAAAAACTATTCAGGATGTTGGATTGGGATATATCACACTCGGACAACAAAGCACAACATTATCAGGCGGTGAAGCACAACGCATCAAACTCGCCGGTGAGTTATCAAAAAAAGATACCGGAAATACTTTTTATATTCTGGATGAACCTACAACAGGATTGCATTTTGAAGATATTCGCGTTTTAATGGATGTCATCAATAAATTAGTCGACAAAGGAAATACGATTTTAGTAATCGAGCATAACATGGACGTCATTAAACTCGCAGACTATATTATCGATATTGGTCCTGAAGGCGGAAAAGGCGGTGGACAATTGATCGCCAAAGGAACTCCCGAGGAAGTAGCTAAAAACAAGAAAAGCTATACCGCTAAATTTTTGAAAAAGGAATTAGAATAATAAAATCATTGTCAAGGTTTGCAACTTTGGCAATGATTTTTCTTTTGTCAATTGATATAATTGCAAAAAATACTATTGGCCGAACCTACGGTTCTATTTATTATTTGGTTTGATTTATATGACGGATTAAAATCCGTCTCTACAAAATGGATCGAGCCAATGGCTCTACTTGCGCGGAAAACAAATTCCGAAGGAACGACAGATCTATAACAACAAATTTTAATCCGTAGAAATAAAAAATTACCACAAAACCGTCTTAATTTACTGATAATGAATAACAATTCATCAACCCCTTTTATTTAGATGCTATATTTAAATTAATAAATTTTATTTTTTGCACCAATTCACAAAAAAAGGCTTAATTTAGCTAGCCTTTTTGTCAAAATCTCAAATTTTGACAGTGCTTTTTTTGATAGAAAAACAACAATTCGATCAAAAATCTGTAAACGGGCACCACTCTTTTGTCAATGCTAAAAAGAGAACAATTTTAAAAAAAATATAAATTATAAAATACCTAAAATGAGATTAGAAGATTTTGATAATGATGAGGATAAAGTAATTCAGGACCGTTTAAAACAAAAAACGTGGAATGAAATCAGAACGAATGACAGCTGGGCGATTTTTAAAATCATGGCTGAATTTGTAAACGGTTACGAAAGTATGGGGCGTATTGGCCCATGTGTATCGATTTTCGGCTCGGCAAGAACAAAACCAGAAGACAAATACTATTTATTAGCCGAAAAAATTGCTTATAAAATTAGTAAAGCAGGTTACGGAGTTATCACAGGAGGTGGTCCCGGAATCATGGAAGCCGGAAACAAAGGAGCTCACTTAGGAGGCGGAACTTCGGTTGGATTAAACATCGAATTGCCTTTTGAGCAGCATTTCAACCCTTATATTGACCACGATAAAAACCTTAATTTCGATTATTTCTTTGTGAGAAAAGTAATGTTTGTAAAATATTCACAAGGTTTTGTGGTAATGCCGGGAGGTTTTGGAACTCTTGACGAAATGTTCGAAGCAATCACTTTGATTCAAACTAAAAAAATTGGAAAATTCCCTATTATATTAGTTGGAGTTGAATTCTGGTCAGGATTAATCGAATGGGTTAAGACTGTACTGGTAGAAAAAATGCACACGGTTAGCCCTGAAGATTTGAACTTATTTAAAATCGTAGATACTGAAGATGAAGTAGTTGACGTATTGGATAAATTCTACAAAAAGTACGATTTGAGTCCAAATTTCTAATATAGACATCTGTCTATTAAACAAATTTGAAAATTTAAATTTCGCACGTAGCCGTTAAAAACTGAGACAAGTATAGCACTATGTATGATTCAGTTAAATAAAATACTACAAAAATTAAAAGCTGTTTTTTAAACAGCTTTTTTTATGCTATTTTTACAAAAAACCAGAATCATTATTTACTTGTGAGTTTATTTATAATTTAAATCATTTGCTCTATCCTTGAAATCATTTTATAAAATTATATTCTATCTTTTTGTTCTATTCAGCTCGATAAAACAATATGCGCAACATCAGTCTAAGATGGAAGTCGCTGTTAACATAGAACTCAAAACCCTGAATATCAAACAGGATATCACTTATCACAACACTTCAAATGATTCTTTGATTTCAATAGTTCTTAACGATTGGAACAATGCTTTCTCCGATAAAAACACACCATTAGCCAGACGATTTTCTGATGAATTTTACAGAGGTTTCCACTTAGCAAAAACTTCTGAAAGAGGAAGCACAACTGTTTTAAGTCTTACTGATTCAGACAATTCCGCACTTGAATGGGAAAGAACTGAAAAAAATCCAGACTATATTGTAGTAAAACTAAACAAAAAATTGCGCCCGGGAGAAAAAATTGACTTGCACTTAATTTATATTACTAAAATCCCAAGTGACAAATTTACCCGTTATGGTTTTGATCAAAATGGAGGAATGAATTTAAAAGACTGGTTCTTAACTCCTGCCCGTTTTGAGAATCACCGTTTTATGAAATACGACAATTTCAATTTGGACGATATTGCCAATTCAAGTACAGATTATGAACTTGAAATAAAAGTACCCAACCAGTATGCTATAACGACTGATTTGAATCAGGTCTCGGAAGATAACACTAACTCTTCCTTTAAAACTTACCAGTTCTCGGGAAAAAACAGAACTGATTTTAGTCTGTTTATCGAAAAACAAAATGGCTTCAAAAGTTACGATAACGGATCACTTGAGGTACTTACAAATCTTAAAAACAAAAGACTAACCGAAATTCAGAGTGCGATTATCATCAATAAAGTGGTCACTTTTGCTAACTCTTTTATTGGAAAATATCCACACCAAAAAATCACTGTTTCTCAGGTAGATTACGATCGAAATCCATTCTACGGACTCAACCAGCTGCCTTCGTTTATTAGTCCATTTTCAGACGAGTTTGTTTTTGAAATTACATTCCTGAAAACTTATCTGAATAACTATCTTAAAAACAGTCTGCGTCTGGACCCCAGAAAGGACAACTGGGTTTATGACGGTATTCAGATTTATGCGATGATGAAGTACATCGAAGAAAACCATTTGGATCAAAAAATGCTCGGAAGGCTTTCTGATATGAAACTTTTTTCAAGTTTCAACATCACTAATTTGACTTTCAACGAGCAATACAGCTATTACTATATGTTAATGGCTCGTAAAAATCTGGATCAGCCTTTGGGTGATCCGAAAAATACTTTAATCAAATTCAACGAACAAATCGCGAGTAAATATCGTGCAGGTTTAAGTCTTAGCTATTTAGATGATTATTTAAATCACAATATTGTTCCCGAAAGTGTACAGGAATTCTACGATTTAAACAAAACGGAACAGACAAACCGATACGATTTAGAAGAAATACTAACCAAAAAAAGTCCAAAAAAGATTGACTGGTTTTTTAATACCATTATAGGTTCACGTGACATCATCGATTATAAGTTCACCCATGTTTCAAGAACGAAAGACACTGTCGCTTTTCGAATTAAAAACAGAACCGGTATCTATGCTCCGATTCCTATATATGGAATTAATAATAATGAAGTTGTTTTTAAAAAATGGGTTGAGCCAAAAACTGCCGATTCAACCTATATTTTTGAAAGAAAAAATGCCGACAAAATTGTCATCAACTATGACAATGAGGTTCCGGAATACAACCAAAGAAACAATTGGAGATCCATAAAAAGTTTAGTCATTACTAATCGCCCTATCAAATTTAATTTTGCCAAAGATCTCGAAGATCCTTATTACAATCAAATTTTATACATACCGACTCTTAATTACAACTATTACGACGGTCTGACTCCCGGCATGCGTCTTCACAACAAAACAATTTTAGACAAACCTTTTACGTTTGATATCGATCCGGCTTATTCGATTAATGCGAAAACTTTTTCCGGTTCTTCCTCATTTTCCTGGAATCAATACTACCGAAACAGCACCTTATATAATGTACGCTATTCCCTAAGTCAAAATTATTACCACTACGCTCCTGATGCCACCTATTTGAGACTGAATCCGATGGTACAGTTTAGAATACGTGAAGAAAATTTCAGAGATAACCGAAAACAACTGATCATGTTCAGACAGGTTATTGTAAATCGTGAAGCAAGTACTTACATCAAAGACAATTCCACTCCAAATTATTCTGTTTTTAATGCCCGTTACGTTAATACAAAAATGGAACTGGTAAATCATTTTAATTTTATGACGGATGTTCAGTTCTCAGGAAAATTTGGAAAAGTAGCTGCAGAAATTGAATACAGAAGACTTTTTGAAAACAATCGCAAACTAAATTTAAGATTGTACGCCGGAAGTTTTTTATACAACCGAACAAACTCTGATTATTTTAGTTTTGGTTTAGACCGACCGTCTGATTATATGTTTGATTACAATTTTTTCGGCAGATCAGAAAGTACCGGAATTTTCAGCCAGCAATATATAATAGCCGAAGGTGGT
This window encodes:
- the uvrA gene encoding excinuclease ABC subunit UvrA, with the translated sequence MLEKDNTIEVLGARVHNLKNIDISIPREKLVVITGLSGSGKSSLAFDTIYAEGQRRYVETFSAYARQFLGGLERPDVDKIDGLSPVIAIEQKTTSKSPRSTVGTITEIYDFLRLLYARGADAYSYNTGEKMVSYSDEQIKDLIIQDFNGKRINILAPVIKARKGHYAELFQQITKQGFLKVRVNGEVQDLVSGMKLDRYKTHDIEIVVDRMLIENTEDNQKRLSESINTAMHHGENVLMILDQDTNEVRYFSRNLMCPSTGISYQNPEPNLFSFNSPKGACPHCNGLGTVHEINAKKIIPNPKLSIKAGGFAPLGEYKSSWIFKQLEVIGEKYGFKITDPIEKISEEAMNTILHGGKEKFTVNSKDLGVTRDYKIDFEGISHFIKNQYDESASTTIKRWAKDFMDEVNCPVCEGSRLKKEALFFKINEKNITDLCDMDISDLTTWFLDLHTHLTDKQLLIASEVVKEIKDRLNFLMNVGLNYLALSRSSKSLSGGEAQRIRLATQIGSQLVGVLYILDEPSIGLHQRDNEKLIKSLEQLRDIGNSVIVVEHDKDMIETADYVIDIGPKAGKYGGEIISIGTPAETLKSNTITAQYLNGKMKLEIPKERRKGNGKSLKLTGATGNNLKNVSIELPLGQLICVTGVSGSGKSTLINETLYPILNAYYFNGVKKPQPYKKIEGLEHIDKVIDIDQSPIGRTPRSNPATYTEVFTEIRNLFTMTSESMIRGYKAGRFSFNVKGGRCETCEGSGVRTIEMNFLPDVYVECETCQGKRFNRETLEIRYKGKSISDVLNMTVDEAVPFFENIPKIYRKVKTIQDVGLGYITLGQQSTTLSGGEAQRIKLAGELSKKDTGNTFYILDEPTTGLHFEDIRVLMDVINKLVDKGNTILVIEHNMDVIKLADYIIDIGPEGGKGGGQLIAKGTPEEVAKNKKSYTAKFLKKELE
- a CDS encoding TIGR00730 family Rossman fold protein; this translates as MRLEDFDNDEDKVIQDRLKQKTWNEIRTNDSWAIFKIMAEFVNGYESMGRIGPCVSIFGSARTKPEDKYYLLAEKIAYKISKAGYGVITGGGPGIMEAGNKGAHLGGGTSVGLNIELPFEQHFNPYIDHDKNLNFDYFFVRKVMFVKYSQGFVVMPGGFGTLDEMFEAITLIQTKKIGKFPIILVGVEFWSGLIEWVKTVLVEKMHTVSPEDLNLFKIVDTEDEVVDVLDKFYKKYDLSPNF
- a CDS encoding aminopeptidase, giving the protein MEVAVNIELKTLNIKQDITYHNTSNDSLISIVLNDWNNAFSDKNTPLARRFSDEFYRGFHLAKTSERGSTTVLSLTDSDNSALEWERTEKNPDYIVVKLNKKLRPGEKIDLHLIYITKIPSDKFTRYGFDQNGGMNLKDWFLTPARFENHRFMKYDNFNLDDIANSSTDYELEIKVPNQYAITTDLNQVSEDNTNSSFKTYQFSGKNRTDFSLFIEKQNGFKSYDNGSLEVLTNLKNKRLTEIQSAIIINKVVTFANSFIGKYPHQKITVSQVDYDRNPFYGLNQLPSFISPFSDEFVFEITFLKTYLNNYLKNSLRLDPRKDNWVYDGIQIYAMMKYIEENHLDQKMLGRLSDMKLFSSFNITNLTFNEQYSYYYMLMARKNLDQPLGDPKNTLIKFNEQIASKYRAGLSLSYLDDYLNHNIVPESVQEFYDLNKTEQTNRYDLEEILTKKSPKKIDWFFNTIIGSRDIIDYKFTHVSRTKDTVAFRIKNRTGIYAPIPIYGINNNEVVFKKWVEPKTADSTYIFERKNADKIVINYDNEVPEYNQRNNWRSIKSLVITNRPIKFNFAKDLEDPYYNQILYIPTLNYNYYDGLTPGMRLHNKTILDKPFTFDIDPAYSINAKTFSGSSSFSWNQYYRNSTLYNVRYSLSQNYYHYAPDATYLRLNPMVQFRIREENFRDNRKQLIMFRQVIVNREASTYIKDNSTPNYSVFNARYVNTKMELVNHFNFMTDVQFSGKFGKVAAEIEYRRLFENNRKLNLRLYAGSFLYNRTNSDYFSFGLDRPSDYMFDYNFFGRSESTGIFSQQYIIAEGGFKSKIAPRYANQWMATLNASYAIWNWIEVYGDVGLMRSKHQSENFRYDSGIRLNLVPDYFELYFPVYSNNGWEISQNKYSEKIRFIVTFSPKTLLNLFTRKWL